In the Bacteroidota bacterium genome, one interval contains:
- a CDS encoding glycoside hydrolase family 43 protein, producing MNIIRTNNLRLYFLILILIFSVSVKSQEVSYRNPVIPGFYPDPSICRVGDHYYLVNSSFEYFPGVPIWESGDMVHWKQIGNVLDRSSQIPLVHTKPSNGIYASTIRNHNSIFYMVTTLVSGDKKYGNFYVTAKDPAGPWSEPIWVDQSGIDPSLFWDDDGRTYFVSNRGTKSSDPRAIYQSEIDIKTGKRLSEIKEIWKGSGGSYVEGPHMYKKDGYYYLLTAEGGTSYGHTVAIARSKNIWGPYESCPYNPILTNRMTYGIIQGTGHADMVQAADGSWWMVHLAFRPAVDGIHFIGRETCLTPVVWNAGEWPVVNKSGTTDEIVKIIPPDFEKKPQPFNTTNLDNFNETHLGNDWVYLRNPDSSYYSLSARKGWLTLVGSKYNLCSLESPTFVAKRQQHFDMSVTAKMDFNPKKKNEEAGLTVLMTNLFHYDFFIKTNGKQRQLTVRYTLDSLNQVLRQVPLNEGPVELKVVGNKKEYIFSFRQKEDKEFKKIALLNTRFLGTEVTGGYNGVVIGLYATGNDKLCTVPAYFDWFEYKPL from the coding sequence ATGAATATTATTAGAACAAATAATTTACGATTATATTTTTTAATTTTAATTCTCATATTTTCAGTCTCTGTAAAAAGTCAGGAAGTAAGTTACCGAAATCCGGTTATTCCTGGTTTTTATCCTGATCCGAGCATTTGCAGGGTAGGAGATCATTACTATCTGGTAAACAGTAGTTTTGAATATTTTCCTGGAGTTCCGATTTGGGAAAGTGGTGATATGGTACATTGGAAGCAGATAGGTAATGTTTTAGACCGATCGTCACAAATCCCCCTGGTCCATACCAAACCTTCCAATGGCATATATGCCTCAACCATCCGCAATCACAATTCTATTTTTTATATGGTCACCACTTTAGTAAGCGGAGACAAAAAATATGGAAATTTTTATGTAACGGCCAAGGATCCTGCTGGTCCCTGGAGCGAACCGATATGGGTTGACCAGAGCGGTATTGATCCTTCCTTATTTTGGGATGATGATGGCCGTACTTATTTTGTGTCAAATCGTGGTACAAAATCATCTGATCCCAGAGCAATTTATCAGTCAGAGATAGATATTAAAACCGGTAAGCGTTTATCTGAAATAAAAGAAATTTGGAAAGGCAGCGGAGGTAGTTATGTTGAAGGCCCTCACATGTACAAAAAGGACGGATATTATTACCTGCTTACAGCCGAAGGGGGTACAAGTTATGGGCATACTGTAGCCATTGCCAGAAGCAAAAATATCTGGGGCCCTTATGAATCTTGTCCTTACAATCCTATTCTTACCAACAGAATGACTTACGGAATCATCCAGGGAACCGGCCATGCGGATATGGTTCAGGCTGCTGACGGAAGCTGGTGGATGGTTCACCTGGCCTTTCGCCCGGCTGTGGATGGTATTCATTTTATCGGCCGTGAAACCTGTTTGACTCCTGTGGTTTGGAATGCTGGCGAATGGCCGGTAGTGAATAAAAGCGGAACTACCGATGAAATTGTTAAAATTATTCCCCCTGACTTTGAAAAAAAACCGCAACCCTTTAATACAACTAACCTGGATAATTTTAATGAGACTCATCTTGGCAATGATTGGGTATATCTTCGCAATCCGGATTCCTCTTATTATTCATTGAGTGCACGTAAAGGCTGGCTTACCCTGGTGGGTTCCAAATATAATTTATGCAGTTTGGAATCACCCACATTTGTTGCCAAAAGGCAGCAGCATTTCGATATGTCGGTCACTGCTAAAATGGATTTCAATCCCAAAAAGAAGAATGAGGAAGCTGGACTTACTGTTTTAATGACCAATTTATTTCATTACGATTTCTTCATCAAAACCAACGGGAAACAGCGTCAATTGACCGTGCGTTATACTTTGGATTCGTTAAATCAGGTTTTAAGGCAGGTTCCTTTGAATGAAGGGCCTGTGGAGTTAAAGGTGGTTGGAAATAAAAAAGAATATATTTTCAGCTTCAGGCAAAAAGAAGATAAAGAATTTAAAAAGATAGCCCTGCTTAACACTCGTTTTTTGGGAACTGAGGTAACCGGTGGTTATAACGGAGTGGTTATCGGTCTGTATGCAACAGGTAATGATAAGTTGTGCACTGTTCCTGCCTATTTTGACTGGTTTGAATATAAACCCTTGTAA
- a CDS encoding SGNH/GDSL hydrolase family protein has product MKIKALILGSIFTLFISVYVQSQNKLVPGLNARKGCPAFFSKLKKGTPVTIVYFGGSITNHPGYRIYSEKWFKEQYPKSKITAINAGIGGTGSDLGVFRMDDDVIKFNPDLVFVEFAVNDAGTDSLVICRSMEGIVRKLRKSCPQADICFLYTLNQGMLAELMNGHLFKSMRYMEKIADYYGIPSINFAPDVIRLLKKDSLVFKGEKGVDYGTKKVFTNDGTHPTFDYGHIIYTQTLIRSFLAMKNMKPAKAVTGFKSPLYRDNYELAKSVSISEFKKSNGWKPVLSTDRIYKYYQASSKIFPDLVVSDNPSDVVEIKFKGTVVGLYDVLGPSSGGFIAEIDGKDKLSVRRFDVYCGNVFRSGYKLLPVMDNGVHTIVIRPDTAYFDKKAIYSSRPSQITDNSYFQPFNTYIGKVLLIGEVLH; this is encoded by the coding sequence ATGAAAATAAAAGCTTTAATTCTTGGTTCGATTTTTACCCTATTTATTTCGGTATATGTGCAATCACAAAATAAATTGGTTCCCGGATTGAATGCAAGAAAAGGATGTCCTGCATTCTTTTCTAAACTAAAAAAAGGTACGCCTGTAACGATTGTTTATTTTGGAGGAAGTATTACCAATCATCCCGGTTACCGGATATATTCCGAAAAGTGGTTTAAAGAACAATATCCCAAATCTAAAATAACTGCAATAAATGCCGGTATAGGGGGGACAGGATCTGACCTGGGCGTTTTCAGGATGGATGATGATGTTATTAAATTTAATCCTGACCTTGTTTTTGTGGAATTTGCCGTTAATGATGCAGGTACAGATTCATTGGTTATTTGCAGGTCTATGGAAGGAATTGTTAGGAAATTGAGAAAATCCTGTCCGCAGGCAGATATCTGTTTTCTTTACACGCTTAATCAGGGGATGTTGGCTGAACTGATGAACGGACATTTGTTCAAATCCATGCGATATATGGAAAAAATTGCTGATTATTATGGCATTCCTTCAATAAATTTTGCCCCTGATGTAATCCGATTGTTGAAAAAGGACAGTCTGGTTTTTAAAGGCGAAAAAGGAGTAGATTATGGAACTAAGAAAGTTTTTACCAATGATGGAACTCATCCCACCTTTGATTACGGCCATATAATCTATACCCAAACTTTAATCCGCTCTTTTCTGGCCATGAAAAATATGAAACCGGCCAAGGCTGTTACTGGGTTTAAATCTCCTTTATATCGTGACAATTATGAACTTGCCAAGTCAGTATCTATATCTGAATTCAAAAAAAGTAATGGCTGGAAACCGGTTCTTTCTACCGACAGAATTTACAAATATTACCAGGCCAGTTCCAAAATTTTTCCTGACTTAGTTGTATCTGACAATCCAAGCGATGTTGTTGAGATAAAGTTTAAAGGTACGGTCGTGGGACTATATGATGTCTTAGGCCCTTCTTCAGGAGGTTTTATCGCCGAAATTGACGGAAAGGATAAACTTTCAGTCCGTAGGTTTGATGTTTATTGCGGAAATGTTTTCAGAAGCGGGTATAAGCTTTTACCTGTGATGGATAACGGGGTACATACCATTGTAATTAGGCCTGATACTGCTTATTTTGATAAAAAAGCGATATATAGTTCAAGGCCTTCGCAAATTACAGATAATTCATATTTCCAACCTTTCAATACGTATATTGGAAAGGTGCTGCTAATCGGCGAAGTATTGCATTAA
- a CDS encoding alpha/beta hydrolase: MSILKTLFFIFILESGFYIVSAQGNLSGIRSIGYYKQLSSQPDTIWYKKMGSVKLHMLVMQPVRKRKTQKCPVMVWIHGGAWVAGSPEGYIPHLRFSTDQGAVGISIEYRLISKSGNNVHSESGYTIWDCLADCKDAIRYIRQHADELGIDPDKIIVIGDSAGGHLALCLGTMNLPKDTRANAVINCNGISDLTEEKWIKYIQPGTNRLKTAKQLSPIYSLDNKAVSILTMNGADDKVVTPQEAERFFNACKERGIDTEYILWPGMRHAFIVTNYTATEEQTDKALSAMLNFLVKRRFLILN, encoded by the coding sequence ATGAGTATATTAAAAACATTGTTTTTCATTTTTATCCTTGAATCCGGATTTTATATTGTTTCTGCACAAGGCAATCTGTCAGGTATCCGGAGTATTGGTTATTATAAACAGTTGAGTTCACAACCTGATACAATCTGGTACAAAAAGATGGGCAGTGTGAAATTACATATGCTTGTTATGCAGCCGGTCAGAAAAAGAAAAACACAAAAATGCCCGGTAATGGTTTGGATTCATGGGGGTGCCTGGGTGGCTGGTTCACCTGAGGGATATATTCCACATTTGAGATTTTCGACCGATCAGGGTGCAGTAGGTATTTCGATCGAATATAGGTTGATTTCCAAGTCCGGGAATAATGTCCATTCTGAATCTGGTTATACCATTTGGGATTGCCTGGCCGACTGCAAAGATGCCATCAGATATATAAGGCAGCATGCAGATGAGCTGGGCATAGATCCTGATAAAATTATTGTTATTGGTGATTCTGCCGGAGGACATCTTGCTTTATGTTTGGGAACTATGAATTTGCCTAAAGATACCAGAGCCAATGCAGTTATCAATTGCAATGGAATTTCTGATCTGACTGAAGAAAAATGGATCAAATACATCCAACCTGGCACTAATCGGCTTAAAACTGCAAAACAGTTATCCCCGATTTATTCCTTGGATAATAAAGCCGTGTCGATATTGACCATGAATGGAGCAGACGATAAGGTTGTTACTCCTCAGGAAGCAGAAAGATTTTTCAATGCCTGCAAAGAAAGAGGGATAGATACGGAATATATACTCTGGCCAGGAATGCGTCATGCTTTTATTGTGACAAATTATACGGCGACGGAGGAACAAACAGACAAGGCACTTTCAGCTATGTTGAATTTCCTGGTAAAACGCCGCTTTTTGATTCTTAATTAA